A region of Cellulophaga sp. RHA19 DNA encodes the following proteins:
- the trpD gene encoding anthranilate phosphoribosyltransferase translates to MKTILNRLINHEILSKEDAKNVLVNIAKGDYNTSQIAAFLTVYMMRSVTIEELEGFRDALLELCLAVDLSAYNPIDLCGTGGDGKDTFNISTLASFVTAGAGIKVTKHGNYGVSSKCGSSNVMESLGIKFSNDVGFLEKTIDKAGICVLHAPLFHPAMKNVAPIRKELAVKTFFNMLGPMVNPAFPKNQMVGVFNLELARMYGYLYQNTDKNFTVLHALDGYDEISLTGNTKTISRLSENMLKPEDFGVQQVKQSDIVGGDTVEASAKIFVDILSGKGTDPQNNVVCANAGIAIATVQNITPKEGFLMAQESLRSGKGLEALKKLQKLSA, encoded by the coding sequence ATGAAAACAATATTAAATAGATTAATTAATCACGAAATTCTTTCTAAAGAAGATGCCAAAAACGTTTTGGTTAACATAGCCAAAGGCGATTATAACACAAGTCAAATTGCAGCTTTTTTAACTGTTTATATGATGCGCAGCGTTACTATTGAAGAGTTAGAAGGTTTTAGAGATGCATTACTAGAGCTATGTTTGGCAGTAGATTTATCTGCCTATAACCCCATAGATTTATGTGGTACTGGTGGTGATGGCAAAGATACTTTTAATATTTCTACACTTGCTTCTTTTGTTACTGCTGGTGCCGGTATTAAAGTTACTAAACACGGCAATTACGGTGTGTCTAGTAAATGTGGTAGTAGTAATGTAATGGAGTCTTTAGGAATTAAATTTAGTAATGACGTTGGCTTTTTAGAAAAAACTATAGATAAAGCTGGTATTTGCGTGTTACACGCGCCGCTTTTTCACCCTGCAATGAAAAATGTTGCGCCAATACGTAAAGAGTTAGCTGTTAAAACATTCTTTAATATGCTAGGCCCAATGGTAAACCCTGCTTTTCCTAAAAACCAAATGGTAGGTGTTTTCAATTTAGAATTAGCAAGAATGTATGGTTACCTTTATCAAAATACAGACAAAAACTTTACTGTTTTACACGCCTTAGATGGTTATGATGAAATTAGTTTAACTGGTAACACTAAAACAATATCACGCCTATCAGAAAATATGCTTAAACCAGAAGATTTTGGAGTACAGCAAGTAAAACAATCTGATATTGTTGGTGGTGATACAGTAGAGGCTTCTGCAAAAATATTTGTAGACATTTTAAGTGGAAAAGGTACAGATCCACAAAACAATGTTGTTTGTGCCAATGCAGGTATTGCAATTGCTACAGTACAAAATATTACGCCTAAAGAAGGCTTTTTAATGGCGCAAGAATCTTTGCGTAGCGGTAAAGGATTAGAAGCATTAAAAAAATTACAAAAGCTAAGTGCATAA
- a CDS encoding rhodanese-like domain-containing protein yields MDLTQQEWSAKMAEDANAFILDVRTEDEIAEGMIPNAVNIDIYKGQGFIDELEKLDKTKTYYVYCRSGNRSGQACAIMNSIGFENAYNLEGGFMNWEGEVAEQ; encoded by the coding sequence ATGGATTTAACACAACAAGAGTGGAGCGCAAAAATGGCAGAGGATGCCAACGCTTTTATATTAGACGTAAGAACTGAAGATGAAATAGCTGAAGGTATGATACCAAATGCAGTAAATATAGACATTTACAAAGGTCAAGGTTTTATAGATGAACTTGAAAAATTAGACAAAACAAAAACATACTATGTGTATTGCAGATCTGGTAACCGCAGTGGGCAGGCTTGTGCAATTATGAATAGCATTGGTTTTGAAAACGCTTATAATTTAGAAGGCGGTTTTATGAATTGGGAAGGTGAAGTTGCTGAGCAATAG
- a CDS encoding anthranilate synthase component II, which translates to MKKILVIDNYDSFTYNLVHYLEDLDCDVTVKRNDQLTLEEVDAFEKIVLSPGPGIPDEAGLLKQIIATYAPTKTILGVCLGQQAIGEVFGGSLINLEQVYHGIATTITVTKDDVLFAGLGKELKVGRYHSWVVNPDLPEALVATSIDENGQIMSLRHKVYDVNAVQFHPESVLTPEGKQMLKNWVNK; encoded by the coding sequence ATGAAAAAAATACTAGTTATAGATAATTACGACAGTTTTACATACAATTTAGTGCACTACCTAGAAGATTTAGATTGTGATGTTACAGTAAAACGAAACGACCAACTTACACTTGAAGAAGTAGATGCTTTTGAAAAAATAGTACTTTCTCCAGGTCCTGGGATTCCGGATGAAGCAGGTTTACTAAAACAAATTATTGCTACATACGCTCCAACTAAAACCATTTTAGGTGTTTGTTTAGGTCAACAAGCCATTGGTGAAGTTTTTGGCGGTTCTTTAATTAATTTAGAGCAAGTTTACCACGGTATTGCTACTACAATTACAGTAACAAAAGACGATGTTCTATTTGCTGGCTTAGGCAAAGAGTTAAAGGTTGGACGCTACCATTCCTGGGTTGTAAACCCAGATTTACCAGAAGCTTTAGTAGCTACTTCTATAGATGAAAACGGACAAATAATGTCTTTACGCCATAAGGTTTATGATGTTAACGCTGTACAGTTTCATCCAGAATCTGTTTTAACACCAGAAGGCAAACAAATGCTAAAAAATTGGGTAAATAAGTAA
- a CDS encoding PspC domain-containing protein, whose protein sequence is MKFFYNILYYFQKRGFEVCRRIAERFGIRARIVRTSFIYLTFATLGFGFALYLFLAFWLKIKDLLYTKRTSVFDL, encoded by the coding sequence ATGAAATTTTTCTATAACATTTTATACTATTTTCAAAAACGAGGTTTTGAGGTTTGTAGGCGTATTGCAGAGCGTTTTGGTATACGAGCGCGTATTGTGCGTACATCTTTTATTTACCTAACTTTTGCAACCTTAGGGTTTGGTTTTGCATTGTATTTGTTTTTGGCTTTTTGGTTAAAAATTAAAGACCTGCTGTACACTAAAAGAACTTCTGTATTTGACTTGTAA
- a CDS encoding YceI family protein, which translates to MKKLSISILALVFSVASLTAQEKKINTESSKITWKGYKVTGSHEGTLKFKDGSLVFKNDKLSAGEFVVDMTTLTVTDLEGGMKGKLEGHLKSDDFFSTEKNTRSKLVFTVGKATGKNAYAAKGNLTIKNITKPVDFTISVYGSKATASLKIDRTDFDIKYKSGSFIENLGDKAIYDDFDLVVDLQF; encoded by the coding sequence ATGAAAAAATTATCAATTAGTATTTTAGCATTAGTATTTTCTGTTGCTTCATTAACAGCTCAAGAGAAAAAAATTAATACAGAGTCTAGTAAAATCACCTGGAAAGGATACAAAGTAACTGGTTCTCATGAAGGAACTTTAAAATTTAAAGACGGTTCTTTAGTTTTTAAAAATGATAAACTATCTGCTGGTGAATTTGTTGTAGATATGACAACTTTAACAGTTACAGATTTAGAAGGTGGAATGAAAGGAAAATTAGAAGGACACCTAAAGTCTGATGATTTCTTTAGCACAGAAAAAAACACAAGATCTAAACTAGTTTTTACAGTTGGTAAAGCAACAGGTAAAAATGCATATGCAGCAAAAGGTAATCTAACAATAAAAAACATTACAAAACCTGTAGACTTTACAATATCTGTATATGGTAGCAAAGCAACAGCTAGCTTAAAAATAGACAGAACAGACTTTGACATTAAATACAAGTCTGGTAGTTTTATTGAAAACTTAGGAGACAAAGCTATTTATGACGATTTTGATCTTGTTGTAGATTTACAGTTCTAA
- a CDS encoding MarR family winged helix-turn-helix transcriptional regulator produces MDVDKILKTNKPLPLEGKTIIHLTLVHQHISEKTTEALKPFDVSVQQFNVLRILKGQNGKAANLSTLNERMVSKMSNTTRLVDKLILKKLVKRSICPDNRRKIEIYITKKGKDELVKMSKAMLNMEELLLKNVTQEDLISLNKLLNKLNTDN; encoded by the coding sequence ATGGATGTAGATAAAATTTTAAAAACGAATAAGCCATTACCTCTAGAAGGTAAAACAATTATTCATTTGACTTTAGTACACCAGCATATCTCTGAAAAAACAACAGAAGCCTTAAAACCTTTTGATGTTTCTGTACAGCAATTTAATGTATTACGCATTTTAAAAGGCCAAAACGGAAAAGCGGCTAACCTTAGCACTTTAAACGAACGTATGGTTTCTAAAATGAGCAACACTACAAGATTAGTAGATAAACTTATTCTAAAAAAACTAGTTAAAAGAAGTATTTGCCCTGATAACAGAAGAAAAATAGAAATTTACATCACTAAAAAAGGGAAAGATGAGTTGGTTAAAATGAGTAAAGCCATGCTAAATATGGAAGAGTTACTATTAAAAAATGTTACACAAGAAGACTTAATATCCTTAAATAAACTTTTAAATAAATTAAATACAGACAATTAA
- a CDS encoding potassium channel family protein — translation MKLLKLFRSKIYIAQLLIVSILVIGVLGYRYISNYSWMEAVYMTVITMATVGFSEVKPLDTPSKIFTIFLIISSVFIVAYAISVVTEYVLGKNSLQILKKKRVKNKIKDFSGHIIICGYGRNGAQAAERLSSYKRPFVVIEKDKEVIEKYEEDILFIEGDATDDESLIEAGVAKAKYLITAMPDDASNLFVVLSSRQLNKNLFIISRASLVNSERKLILAGADKVIMPDKIGGDHMASLVVMPDLISFLDKLSTEGKHTTTLEEIAIEDLTDNITSNSIRDLDLRKRTGCTIIGYIAPDGEYIINPEANLQLESKSKVIVLGRPEQIMKLNEIFQID, via the coding sequence GTGAAGCTTTTAAAACTATTTAGGTCCAAAATTTATATAGCGCAGCTATTAATTGTTTCTATTTTAGTAATAGGAGTCTTGGGTTACAGGTATATATCTAATTATAGTTGGATGGAAGCTGTGTATATGACAGTAATTACAATGGCAACAGTTGGTTTTTCAGAGGTAAAACCCTTAGATACGCCATCTAAAATTTTTACTATATTTTTAATAATATCTAGTGTTTTTATTGTTGCTTATGCAATATCTGTGGTTACAGAATATGTTTTAGGTAAAAATTCTTTACAAATTTTAAAAAAGAAGCGTGTGAAAAATAAAATAAAAGATTTTTCTGGTCATATTATTATTTGTGGTTACGGAAGAAACGGTGCGCAAGCAGCAGAACGTCTAAGTAGTTATAAGAGACCTTTTGTAGTTATAGAGAAAGACAAAGAAGTAATTGAAAAGTATGAAGAAGACATTCTTTTTATTGAGGGTGATGCCACGGATGATGAATCTTTGATAGAGGCAGGTGTAGCTAAAGCAAAATATTTAATTACAGCAATGCCAGATGATGCATCAAATTTATTTGTAGTGTTATCTAGTAGGCAATTAAACAAAAATCTTTTTATTATTAGCAGGGCCTCGTTGGTAAACTCAGAACGCAAATTAATATTAGCAGGAGCGGATAAAGTTATAATGCCAGATAAAATAGGTGGTGATCATATGGCATCTTTAGTGGTAATGCCAGATTTAATTAGTTTTTTAGATAAGCTTTCTACAGAGGGTAAACACACCACAACTTTAGAAGAAATTGCTATAGAGGATTTAACAGATAACATAACAAGTAACTCTATAAGAGATTTAGATTTAAGAAAAAGAACAGGTTGTACTATAATAGGTTACATTGCTCCTGATGGTGAATATATTATTAATCCAGAAGCTAATTTGCAGCTAGAATCTAAAAGTAAAGTTATAGTTTTGGGTAGGCCAGAGCAAATTATGAAATTGAATGAAATCTTCCAGATTGATTGA
- a CDS encoding ComEA family DNA-binding protein translates to MKNFKSHFRFDKDQQSGIFFLLLFIVILQVVYYAVSNGLFSSSENSLTHSKELQATIDSLKNQSIEKNTFKLYPFNPNYISDYKGYTLGMSIEEIDKLHAYRATNKYVNSVADFKRVTNVSDSLLNSMSPYFKFPDWKTSKFNKKLVVANKSTKSINYIVKDINKATAIDLQVVNGIGEKLSARIVKFRDRLGGFVVDEQLQDVYGLEPEVVKRLAKQFKVLNKPNVVPININEASAYEIAKLVYIKYNVAKAIVSYREANGRFTSFNDLVNIEGFTVNKIDRIKLYLSID, encoded by the coding sequence ATGAAGAATTTTAAATCCCACTTTCGGTTTGATAAAGACCAGCAGAGTGGGATTTTCTTTTTGTTATTATTTATTGTAATTCTTCAGGTTGTTTATTACGCTGTTTCTAATGGTTTATTTTCTTCTTCAGAAAACAGTCTTACACATAGTAAGGAACTGCAGGCTACAATAGATTCTTTAAAAAATCAATCTATAGAAAAAAATACATTTAAGTTGTATCCTTTTAACCCTAATTATATATCAGATTATAAAGGGTATACTTTAGGAATGTCTATAGAGGAAATAGATAAGCTACACGCCTATAGAGCAACAAATAAATATGTAAATTCTGTAGCAGATTTTAAGCGTGTAACAAACGTATCAGACTCATTGTTAAATAGCATGTCTCCTTATTTTAAATTTCCAGATTGGAAAACTTCAAAATTTAATAAAAAATTAGTTGTTGCTAACAAGTCAACTAAAAGTATCAATTATATAGTTAAGGATATTAATAAAGCCACAGCAATAGACTTGCAAGTAGTAAATGGTATTGGAGAAAAATTATCTGCCAGAATAGTAAAGTTTAGAGATAGGTTAGGTGGTTTTGTAGTTGATGAGCAGTTACAAGATGTTTACGGGCTAGAGCCAGAAGTTGTAAAGCGACTTGCAAAGCAATTTAAAGTGCTTAATAAACCAAATGTTGTTCCTATTAATATAAATGAGGCTAGTGCTTATGAAATAGCTAAGCTTGTTTATATAAAATACAATGTTGCTAAAGCTATTGTGTCTTATAGAGAAGCAAACGGAAGATTTACATCTTTTAACGATTTAGTAAATATTGAGGGTTTTACTGTGAATAAGATTGATAGAATTAAGTTATATTTGAGCATT
- a CDS encoding amino acid carrier protein, with the protein MKKYLYFLSFIMSMSVFAQDFSVEGKVFNPSNSINDGVIKLEVSGGEAPYTYKWSNQSTPLSSNKATGLVEGISYTCIISDSSGKSVTKVFTVESEAITEVFNGTMTPAVSALGSVLFWDPFAAIGIYDPVVYADSKRVGIPNWSPELDDKFTLKKWLKSNGEKVKQGEPIAVLSNNAGEEISIKALANGTLDQITKEGNVVYNSENKEHVIEQGAHYFAEINYDEPIVLTHPNGDPLTKPISFIVIWLVLGATFFTVRMGFINIRGFGHALELAKGKYDDPDAPGQVTHFQALATAVSGTVGLGNIAGVAVAVSLGGAGATFWMIVCGLLGMSSKFVECTLGVKYRDILPDGRVFGGPMNYLRYGLEKRNMKGLGKVLAGLFAVLAVGASFGGGNMFQANQSFEQLAGQFPALAGNGFWFGIVTAILVGVVIIGGINSIAKVTGKIVPVMASIYVVAALAVIVMNIQNIGPAFSAIVEGAFSPSALKGGVIGVLVVGFQRAAFSNEAGVGSAAIAHSTAKTNNPPSEGFVALLEPFIDTVVVCTLTALVLIFTGMHEVEGMAGAQLTSDAFGSQISWFPYVLALAVFLFAFSTMISWSYYGMRAWTYLFGKSKRTEFIYKMFFLVFVVIGASVSLGAVLDFSDMMILAMSFPNIIGLYIMSGEVKKDLSEYFRKLKSNQLFKKQMVEKK; encoded by the coding sequence ATGAAGAAATACCTATATTTTCTTTCTTTTATTATGTCTATGTCTGTTTTTGCTCAGGATTTTAGCGTAGAAGGAAAAGTTTTTAATCCCTCAAATTCTATTAATGATGGAGTGATTAAGTTAGAGGTAAGCGGAGGAGAAGCCCCTTATACCTATAAATGGAGTAACCAGAGCACTCCTTTAAGCTCAAATAAGGCAACAGGATTAGTAGAAGGTATATCTTATACCTGTATAATTTCAGATTCTAGTGGTAAAAGTGTAACTAAAGTTTTTACTGTAGAATCAGAAGCAATTACCGAAGTTTTTAACGGTACCATGACTCCAGCTGTAAGTGCTTTGGGGTCTGTTTTGTTTTGGGACCCTTTTGCTGCTATTGGTATTTATGATCCTGTAGTGTATGCAGACTCTAAAAGAGTTGGTATTCCTAATTGGTCTCCTGAATTAGACGATAAGTTTACATTAAAAAAATGGCTTAAATCTAACGGAGAAAAAGTAAAGCAAGGAGAGCCAATAGCTGTTTTGTCTAATAATGCTGGTGAGGAAATAAGCATAAAAGCTTTAGCAAACGGTACTTTAGATCAAATTACTAAAGAGGGTAATGTTGTTTACAACTCAGAAAATAAAGAACACGTAATAGAACAAGGTGCTCACTATTTTGCAGAAATTAATTATGATGAGCCAATTGTATTAACACATCCAAACGGAGATCCTTTAACTAAACCAATTTCTTTTATTGTTATTTGGTTAGTATTGGGAGCTACTTTCTTTACTGTAAGAATGGGCTTTATTAATATTCGTGGATTTGGACATGCATTAGAATTAGCAAAAGGTAAATATGATGATCCAGACGCTCCAGGTCAGGTAACTCACTTTCAGGCATTAGCTACTGCGGTATCTGGTACTGTAGGTTTGGGTAACATTGCTGGTGTAGCTGTAGCGGTATCTTTGGGTGGCGCAGGTGCTACTTTTTGGATGATAGTATGTGGTTTATTAGGAATGTCTTCAAAATTTGTAGAATGTACTTTAGGTGTAAAGTATAGAGATATTTTACCTGATGGTAGGGTGTTTGGAGGTCCAATGAACTATTTGCGTTACGGGCTAGAAAAAAGAAATATGAAAGGACTAGGTAAAGTGCTTGCAGGTTTGTTTGCAGTATTGGCAGTTGGTGCTTCTTTTGGTGGCGGTAATATGTTCCAAGCTAATCAATCTTTTGAGCAGTTAGCGGGTCAATTTCCTGCACTTGCTGGTAACGGATTTTGGTTTGGTATTGTAACAGCAATATTAGTTGGTGTTGTTATTATTGGTGGTATTAATAGTATTGCTAAAGTAACTGGTAAAATTGTACCGGTTATGGCGTCTATATATGTTGTAGCTGCTTTAGCGGTAATTGTAATGAATATTCAAAATATTGGACCTGCTTTTTCTGCAATAGTAGAAGGTGCGTTTAGTCCGTCTGCCTTAAAAGGTGGTGTAATAGGTGTATTGGTTGTAGGTTTTCAGAGAGCAGCATTCTCTAATGAAGCTGGTGTGGGCTCTGCAGCAATTGCGCATAGTACAGCAAAAACAAATAATCCTCCGTCAGAAGGTTTTGTAGCTCTTTTAGAGCCTTTTATAGATACTGTAGTGGTTTGTACATTAACTGCATTAGTATTAATATTTACTGGTATGCACGAAGTAGAAGGTATGGCTGGTGCACAATTAACATCAGATGCTTTTGGTAGTCAAATTTCTTGGTTTCCATATGTACTTGCATTGGCTGTTTTCTTATTTGCATTTTCTACAATGATTTCTTGGTCTTATTACGGTATGCGTGCTTGGACTTACTTATTTGGAAAAAGTAAAAGAACAGAATTTATTTATAAGATGTTTTTCTTAGTATTTGTTGTAATAGGAGCTTCGGTTAGTTTAGGGGCAGTGTTAGATTTTTCAGATATGATGATTTTGGCAATGTCTTTTCCTAATATAATTGGTTTGTATATTATGTCTGGTGAGGTTAAAAAAGATCTATCAGAATACTTTAGAAAATTAAAATCTAACCAACTGTTTAAAAAGCAGATGGTAGAAAAGAAATAA
- a CDS encoding DUF2851 family protein has protein sequence MREDLLHFIWKYKKIQLKGLQTTKGDAITITSVGTHNYNEGPDFFNAQLKIGNQLWAGNVEIHINASDWYAHNHEKDKNYDNVILHVVWQEDATVFRPDNSEIPTLVLKDYIPLHILNNYKQLFSSKNQKFINCEKDVATVDSFLMQNWLDRLYFERLEQKSILIQQLLTDSNNNWEHVLFALLMKNFGSAINGESFLQLAKNIDFSVLKKVSVKPLHAESLLFGMSGLLQNDEILDNYYLELKKEYAFLAHKFNFTIHDQVSVAFFKLRPTNFPTIRLSQLCALYGKHQTLFAKLMQAKTVDQIYDLCNVVASNYWDNHYTFGKESKVSKKRLTKSFVNLLIINTILPLRFCYSKYVGKDDNENILEISTALDKEQNSIVSGFKNIKLNVQNAKDSQAVLQLYKMYCTKNKCLQCAVGSSLLSRNG, from the coding sequence ATGCGTGAAGACCTTTTACATTTTATATGGAAATATAAAAAAATACAATTAAAAGGCTTGCAAACAACAAAGGGAGACGCAATTACAATTACGTCTGTTGGCACGCATAACTATAATGAAGGGCCAGACTTTTTTAATGCGCAATTAAAAATAGGAAACCAGCTTTGGGCAGGTAATGTAGAAATACACATAAACGCATCAGACTGGTATGCCCACAATCATGAGAAAGATAAAAATTACGACAATGTAATTTTACACGTTGTTTGGCAAGAAGATGCTACAGTTTTTAGGCCAGACAACTCAGAAATTCCTACGCTTGTTTTAAAAGACTATATTCCTTTACATATTTTAAATAATTACAAGCAATTATTTTCTTCAAAGAACCAAAAATTTATCAATTGCGAAAAAGACGTAGCGACAGTAGATTCTTTTTTAATGCAAAATTGGTTAGATCGTTTGTATTTTGAGCGTTTAGAGCAAAAATCAATCTTAATACAACAACTTTTAACAGATTCTAATAACAATTGGGAGCATGTGCTTTTTGCTTTATTGATGAAAAATTTTGGCTCTGCAATAAATGGAGAGTCGTTTTTGCAACTTGCAAAAAATATAGATTTTAGTGTTTTAAAAAAAGTAAGTGTAAAACCATTACACGCAGAAAGCCTTTTGTTTGGTATGTCTGGTTTGTTACAAAATGATGAAATTTTAGATAACTACTATTTAGAGTTGAAAAAAGAATATGCTTTTTTAGCGCATAAATTTAATTTTACTATTCATGATCAGGTTTCAGTAGCTTTTTTTAAATTAAGACCAACCAATTTTCCTACAATACGTTTATCTCAATTATGTGCTTTGTATGGTAAGCATCAAACTTTATTTGCAAAACTAATGCAAGCAAAAACAGTAGATCAAATTTATGATCTATGTAATGTTGTAGCTAGTAATTATTGGGATAATCATTATACGTTTGGTAAAGAATCTAAGGTTAGTAAAAAAAGACTAACCAAGTCTTTTGTAAATTTATTAATAATTAACACCATTTTACCTTTGCGCTTTTGTTATTCTAAATATGTGGGTAAAGATGATAATGAAAATATTTTGGAAATAAGTACTGCTTTAGATAAAGAGCAAAATAGTATTGTTTCGGGCTTTAAAAATATAAAGCTTAATGTGCAAAACGCAAAAGATAGTCAGGCTGTTTTGCAATTGTATAAAATGTATTGTACAAAAAATAAATGCTTGCAATGTGCTGTTGGTAGTAGTTTATTAAGTAGAAATGGTTAA
- a CDS encoding anthranilate synthase component I family protein: MKYNLTSHYKKILADTITPVSMYLKIRDRFPNSILLESSDYHANNNSFSYICCNPIASIKIENETIFENYPDGTSNTTTIDNTIDVATVLHNFSTKFSSNNNDFKFINNGLFGYMAYDSVRYFEDINITKKDNSVIIPDMYYAVYKNVIAINHFKNEAYIFAHTYNTENNIPEIEQLLNVRNFATYNFAKEGEATSNLTDNEFLDQVDLAKKHCQRGDVFQLVLSRRFSQEFKGDEFNVYRALRSVNPSPYLFYFDYGDFKIFGSSPEAQIIVKDGKAEIHPIAGTFKRTGNDEKDAIIAKELTEDDKENSEHVMLVDLARNDLSRNGNTVTVENYREVQFFSHVIHLVSKVTGIKKDNIPTMKVVADTFPAGTLSGAPKHMAMQLIEKYEKTSRGYYGGAIGFMDFNGNFNHAIMIRTFLSKNHQLHYQAGAGLVAASNPKDELQETYNKLGALTKALEIAENI, translated from the coding sequence ATGAAATACAATCTAACATCGCACTACAAAAAAATACTGGCAGACACCATTACTCCTGTTAGTATGTACTTAAAAATTAGAGACAGGTTTCCTAATAGTATTTTATTAGAAAGTAGCGACTACCACGCAAATAATAATAGTTTTTCATATATCTGTTGTAACCCAATAGCATCTATAAAAATAGAAAACGAAACCATTTTTGAAAACTATCCAGATGGGACAAGCAATACAACAACTATAGACAACACTATAGACGTAGCTACTGTTTTACACAATTTTAGTACAAAGTTTAGCTCTAACAATAACGACTTTAAATTTATAAATAATGGTCTTTTTGGCTATATGGCTTATGATTCTGTTCGTTATTTTGAGGACATAAACATTACTAAAAAAGATAATTCTGTTATTATACCAGATATGTATTATGCGGTATATAAAAATGTAATTGCTATTAATCATTTTAAAAATGAAGCCTACATATTTGCACACACCTATAATACAGAAAATAACATACCAGAAATAGAACAATTATTAAATGTTAGAAACTTTGCTACGTATAACTTTGCAAAAGAAGGCGAAGCAACTTCTAATTTAACAGATAATGAGTTTTTAGATCAAGTAGACTTAGCTAAAAAACATTGCCAGCGTGGAGACGTTTTTCAACTTGTTTTATCTAGAAGGTTTTCTCAGGAATTTAAAGGAGACGAATTTAATGTATACCGCGCTTTACGCTCTGTAAACCCATCTCCTTACCTATTTTATTTTGATTATGGAGATTTTAAAATATTTGGCAGCTCGCCAGAGGCACAAATTATTGTAAAAGATGGTAAGGCAGAAATTCACCCAATTGCTGGTACTTTTAAACGTACAGGTAACGATGAAAAAGATGCAATTATTGCCAAAGAATTAACAGAAGACGACAAAGAAAACAGTGAACACGTTATGCTGGTAGATTTAGCCAGAAACGATTTAAGTAGAAACGGAAACACAGTTACCGTAGAAAACTATAGAGAGGTTCAGTTTTTCTCTCACGTAATACATTTGGTATCTAAAGTTACAGGTATTAAAAAAGATAACATACCTACAATGAAGGTTGTTGCAGACACTTTTCCTGCTGGTACTTTAAGCGGTGCACCTAAGCATATGGCTATGCAACTTATAGAAAAATATGAAAAAACTAGTCGTGGATACTACGGTGGCGCCATTGGTTTTATGGATTTTAATGGGAATTTTAATCACGCTATAATGATTAGAACTTTTTTAAGTAAAAACCATCAATTACACTACCAAGCTGGTGCAGGTTTAGTTGCCGCATCTAACCCAAAAGACGAACTACAAGAAACATACAACAAATTAGGAGCACTAACCAAAGCTTTAGAAATAGCTGAGAATATTTAA